In one Kosmotoga arenicorallina S304 genomic region, the following are encoded:
- a CDS encoding type Z 30S ribosomal protein S14, with translation MAKKSMIAKWKREPKFKVRKYNRCHLCGRPRAVYREFGLCRVCFRKLASEGKLPGVKKASW, from the coding sequence ATGGCGAAGAAATCAATGATTGCCAAGTGGAAAAGAGAACCCAAGTTCAAAGTCAGAAAGTATAATAGATGCCATCTTTGTGGTAGACCGAGGGCTGTATATAGAGAATTCGGACTCTGCAGGGTTTGTTTTAGAAAGCTCGCCTCTGAGGGTAAACTCCCCGGTGTAAAAAAGGCAAGCTGGTGA
- the rplE gene encoding 50S ribosomal protein L5 — MTYNYVPLKEKYEKEVVPSMMKTFDYKNIHQVPRIVKIVVNMGIGEGSKNADLIETHAKELNAIAGQKPVITRAKRSIANFKIREGMPLGVKVTLRGARMYNFLYKLINIVLPKLRDFRGVDPDSFDGRGNYALGLPEQLIFPELKPDQVRRIQGMDVIIVTTAKTNEEGRELLKLLGMPFKRMG, encoded by the coding sequence ATGACATACAACTACGTGCCGTTAAAAGAGAAGTATGAAAAAGAAGTCGTTCCTTCCATGATGAAAACTTTTGATTACAAGAACATTCATCAGGTGCCAAGGATTGTCAAAATTGTTGTAAACATGGGTATCGGTGAAGGTTCTAAGAACGCAGATCTCATCGAAACACATGCGAAGGAACTCAATGCAATTGCTGGGCAGAAACCTGTTATTACCAGGGCTAAAAGAAGTATTGCTAATTTTAAAATCAGAGAGGGCATGCCTTTAGGAGTCAAGGTAACGCTTAGAGGCGCAAGGATGTACAATTTCCTCTACAAGCTGATCAATATAGTTCTCCCAAAACTCAGAGACTTCAGGGGTGTCGATCCTGATAGCTTTGACGGGCGCGGGAATTATGCTCTGGGGCTTCCTGAGCAGCTGATTTTCCCGGAACTTAAACCTGACCAGGTCAGGAGAATTCAGGGCATGGATGTGATTATTGTTACAACAGCCAAGACAAACGAAGAAGGAAGAGAACTCCTGAAACTTCTTGGAATGCCCTTTAAAAGAATGGGTTAA
- the rplX gene encoding 50S ribosomal protein L24, whose product MAMRIKKEDNVKVISGKDKGKIGKVLRVIPREGKVIVQGVNFTKRHQRPTNQYREGGIIEREAPIYASKVMLVCPNCDKPTRVGHRILESGEKVRVCKKCGEIIDKV is encoded by the coding sequence ATGGCGATGAGAATAAAGAAAGAAGATAATGTAAAAGTTATTTCTGGAAAAGACAAGGGCAAAATAGGAAAAGTCTTACGGGTAATCCCCAGAGAAGGCAAAGTGATTGTTCAGGGCGTAAATTTCACCAAGAGACATCAGAGACCCACTAACCAGTATCGAGAAGGTGGAATTATAGAAAGAGAAGCACCCATCTACGCCAGCAAAGTTATGCTTGTTTGCCCGAATTGCGATAAGCCAACCCGTGTAGGACACCGCATTTTGGAAAGTGGAGAAAAGGTCCGCGTTTGCAAGAAATGCGGAGAAATCATTGACAAGGTATGA
- the rplN gene encoding 50S ribosomal protein L14: MIQLESYLRVADNSGAKLIKVIQVSGGFKRKAGSIGDIIVASVREAVPNTDIKKGDIVRAVVVRTKKEIRRPDGTYIRFDDNAAVIIDKQNQPKGTRVFGPVAREIRDRGFSKIASLAQEVW; encoded by the coding sequence ATGATTCAGCTTGAATCTTATCTGAGAGTTGCCGATAATTCCGGCGCGAAACTCATAAAGGTTATCCAGGTATCCGGCGGATTCAAAAGAAAGGCCGGAAGCATTGGTGATATAATCGTTGCCTCTGTAAGGGAAGCTGTACCCAATACCGACATCAAAAAGGGCGATATAGTTAGGGCTGTTGTCGTCAGGACTAAAAAGGAGATAAGAAGACCCGATGGAACTTATATCCGCTTTGACGACAATGCAGCTGTCATCATCGACAAGCAAAACCAACCGAAGGGGACACGCGTCTTCGGCCCTGTTGCACGCGAAATAAGGGACAGGGGCTTTTCCAAAATAGCTTCCCTGGCTCAAGAGGTTTGGTGA
- the rpsQ gene encoding 30S ribosomal protein S17 gives MPKKRLIGTVVSNKMDKTVVVNVERIFAHPLYGKTIKRSKKYHAHDAENICNIGDMVEIEESKPYSKTKKFVVTRIVRKTEFGEEKTETPEVVENNPGGDVE, from the coding sequence ATGCCTAAGAAAAGACTCATTGGAACCGTAGTAAGCAATAAAATGGATAAGACCGTAGTGGTCAATGTCGAAAGGATATTCGCTCACCCCCTTTATGGAAAAACCATAAAGCGTTCAAAGAAGTACCATGCGCACGATGCTGAAAACATCTGCAACATTGGCGATATGGTTGAGATCGAAGAAAGCAAACCATACAGCAAAACCAAAAAGTTCGTTGTTACAAGAATTGTAAGGAAGACCGAATTTGGCGAAGAAAAAACCGAAACTCCCGAGGTCGTTGAAAATAACCCCGGAGGTGACGTAGAATGA
- the rpmC gene encoding 50S ribosomal protein L29, translated as MKAVELQKYTDEELKQMLDDLKRKLLDLRFQLEMNKLQNHSQITLVKRDIARIKTILRGRELGIRR; from the coding sequence ATGAAGGCTGTTGAACTTCAGAAATACACTGATGAAGAGCTCAAGCAGATGCTTGATGACCTGAAGAGAAAACTCCTGGATTTGAGATTTCAGCTTGAAATGAACAAATTGCAGAACCACTCTCAGATAACGCTCGTAAAGAGAGATATTGCAAGGATCAAAACAATCCTCCGCGGTCGCGAGCTCGGAATAAGGAGGTAA